TGGCGAAGGCGGAGGGGGTGGCCCATGTTCCGGCTGGTTTATGACGCTCTCGCTCGCCTGTTCACCAAGCCGCGTTCCCGTCACACCGTGGTGACCGATTGGGAGAACGCGCGGGAGGTCCGGACACCTGACCCGTACGTATGGCGGCTCCCGAGCCCGTACGAGGCTTGCTGGCGCCGCTGGGCCAAACGCTCCCGCGCGGCCGGCCATCGCCTGCCGTTTCCGCACGACGAGGGGTGCTGGCAATCCCCTCCCCTGGCACTGGCACCCCTCTGGGAATCCTCCGACGACGTGGTACGGCCGTACGTACTCAAGCGCTGAAGCTGCACACAGCGCCCGGATCAGCGCAACGCGTCGATGGCCCTCACGATCAGTGCGCGGGCGTCCGCGCCGTACACCGCCATGGTCCGGAGCTGCTCGAACGCCTTTACGTAGAGCGCGATCTCTGAGGGCTGGGTGATATTCACCTCGGCAGAGACCAGCTCGACGGCCACGAGGGTGTCATCGTGCACATCGAACGTTTCCCTCGGCCACATCGCGCGCTCGGGGGTCGCCGCCGGGATGATGCCGAACGACACCTGCGGGAGTGCCCCGGCGGTGAGGAGGTAGCCCAGCTGAGCGGCCATCGCCTCGGCATCACTGAGTTGGTAGTAGAGGACCGCCTCCTCGATGAGGAACACGAACCGATGGCCGGGCTCATGGATGACCTGTGACCGCTGAACACGTGCCGAGGCAGCCTCCGCAGCATCGTCGGGGACCCCGCGGAAGCGGGCGTCGATGCTCAGCAGAGCCTGCGCATACCCCTCGGTCTGCAGCAGCCCCGGGATCAGGACCGGGGAGTACACGCGCAGCAACTCAGTTGCCCGGTACAGCTCGACGTAGCTGTCCTGCAGCTTGGCCAGGCCCGTACGCACACGCTGCCGCCACTCGCGATACAGGGACTCCGCGTGCTGCGAGGCCGCGATCAGGTCCGGGGCCTGATCGGTGGCGCCGGTCGCGCGGCACCACAAGCGGATGTCCGTTGACGATGGCGGAGTGCGGGCGTTCTCGATGCGCGACGTCTTGGCGTGGTGCCAACCACACTCGTTGGCCAGCTCGGTGACTGTCAGGTCAGCGTCTTTCCTCAGGTTGCGTAGCAGCCGCGCGACATTCTCGCGCGCCGCTTGGGCCGAGGAGGACGGAGACATAGACATGAGCTGGCCAACAGTACTATCAGCGAAGCTCGTACGTGTCGTGGGGGATGGCGCGTTCCCAGACTGCCTCGAAGGCATCCGAGCACTGCTTGACGATGCTCGGCTCGGTGCGCAACTCCATGTCCGGATCAGCCCATTCGCCGACACCGGTGAAGTGGTTGAAGAGGACCTGTGTCCCGTCGAAGATCCACAGATCGGCGCCTGGCAGCATCAGGTCGACCGCACGGGGGCGGGGCAGCCATCGCACCTGCTCACCAGCAGCGACGTTGACGACGGTGCCCGCGTGCTCGTAGCGGATGTAGTCGGTGACCGGTTCGGAGACGATACGGGCACGCCGTACGACAACGCCGCGGGCGACCGCGCGGGAGATCATGTCGACCCACGGCGCCCAGTACTCCGACGCGGGGTCGGTGTCCCTGCGGCCCGTGGTCAGCCATGTGTTGAAGTCGTCCGCCTCGTCGCCTACGCCGTACTGGTCACGCATTTCGAGGTGCACGGCGGAGCGTTGTGCGGCTTCCATGAGTTCGTCAAAGCTGGGCACGTTCTGCGGCATCGCAGGCCTCCCTCAGCATCGGCACCATGCGGGCGGGAATGCGGATCACGGTCTCGTGGTCAGGAATGCCTTCCGCGTGCCCGGGCTCGGTGTTCTTCACGCAGTGCGCTCGCGTCTCCTCGTTGGCCGTGTAGCTCTGGATCACGATGTCCGCGTTGTCCACGTCCACCCATGCGGTTGGCGATCCGTTCTTTCCCGTGTCCGGGTCGATCCCGATGAACTGTAAGCGCATGACGACCTCCACTGTCGTTGCCGTGCACTGATGTGCACCAAGTTCGCCGTTGATCCGACCGATGTCAAGACCATGAAGCAACTACATAGCCACTCAGAAGAGTATGCGCACATTGATGCACATCACTCGGTGCACAGCGCATCTCACTCCTAGCGTGGGTGGCAAGACAAAACCCCGGCGAGGCAGCGGAGCCTCCCGAGGCATGGCCGACGCTGCTGAGGAGCGCCGCGTGAGGCAAGGTACAGCCCAGCCACCAGACAGCAAGGAACCCGACCAACGCATGCGTTCGGCGCAGCTGCCCAGCGGCTACAACGCCTGGCTGTTGGACTGCGTACCGGCCACCGGCTGTGACGTCTGTGCCGCCAACTGGCAGCAGTTGGCTGCCTGCAAGCAGTCCGGTGACGTCACTCAAGCCGCGCGCCACGCCACCGAGATCCGGGACCACACATCAGGCGTCCACGGAAGGCCGTAGACCGGGCACAGGTGCCCACCCCCTCTCTTGAACTCCCGCCCACCAGGGCGGGAGTGCCGGCCATGGCCGCGACAGCAGAGCAGGAAGGTGCAGTAATGCTGAACGGAATCGATCTGTACGCGCTCGACCTCAGCGGTGCCTCGTTCGTGAAGGCGTGCGGCGGCAATACGCACCCGGACGGCGAGTCGTGCGTGACCCTGGCCCGGATCGGAGACGACGCCTGGGCCCTCGGTGACAGCAAGCAGCCGGAGGCGCAGCCGCTGAGGTTCACCACGCAGGAACTGACCGTGGCCGGGATCGACCCGGCACGGTTCGGCCTGCCCGTCTGACGCAACCCCTCGCCCCCCGGCCGGTCCTTGCCAGGACCGGCCGGATTCACGAACACCGACGCCCCGAACTGGACGACCCGTGCACCACCACGGCTACCTGTGGACCGGCCCCAAGGCCCGCTTCGACCAGGAAGCGCCACGACGCCCGCCCCACCCCGAGCCGCCGCCGGAAGGAAGCAGACCGGAACTGATTCAGCGCTATCGCGAGGTGGCCGCGGAGTTCCCCGCGTCGGATCTGCCGCCACTGGAAACGGCGTACTGGCTCGTCAAACCACGCTCGCTGGTGCGCGGCACGTGGCCGGAACCGAAACCGGCGACGGCATGGCTGAGTGACCGTTTGACCGAGTACGCGCCCCGGTTCGCGTCCGAGGCCGAGCGGGATCCCGGACGCCTCACCACCCTCGTCGCCTCCGCCCGCGAGCGGCTGGCATCAGGCCGTGACGTCACGCTCGGCTTCTACCTCGAACGCCCCTCCTACCTCTCCCTGGCCCTGGTGACCTGTTCCCCGAACCGCGAGAGCCGCGAACTGCCCTGCCCTCTGGCCCAGGGGTGATCCGCCGACACTCCCCTTCACTCCCCTTCCCCCCTTTCAGGCCGCCGCCGGCACAGGAACCACCGGCCGTCGCCTGATCACCAGGGACATCAGGGCCGCCGCCGCGCACAGGGTGCCGGAGGCGTACCAGACGAGGTCGTAGGAGCCGAAGACGTCGCGGGCGAGGCCGCCGAGGTAGGCGACGAGGGCCGCGCCGACCTGGTGGGAGGCGAGCACCCAGCCGAAGACGATGGCGCTGTCGTCGCCGAACTGCTCCCGGCACAGGGCCAGGGTCGGCGGCACGGTGGCCACCCAGTCGAGGCCGTAGAAGACGATGAAGAACAGCATGGGGGGATGGACCGCGGGGCCCAGCAGCATCGGCAGGAACACCAACGAGATGCCACGCAGGGCGTAGTACACCGCCAGCAGGCGGCGCGGTTCGAAGCGGTCGGTGAACCAGCCGGAGGCGATCGTGCCGACGACGTCGAACACGCCGATGACCGCGAGCAGCGAGGCCGCCGTCGTGACGGGCATGCCGTGGTCGTGCTCGGCGGGCACGAAGTGGGTCTGGATCAGGCCGTTGGTGGAGGCCCCGCAGATCGCGAAGGTGCCGGCGAGCAGCCAGAACGTGCCGGTGCGGACGGAGGTCGAGAGGACCTTCAGGGTGCGGCGGGCGGCGCCCGTCACCGGGGGCGGCTTGGGTATGAACTCCCGTGCCCCGTAAGGCTTCTGGCCGATGTCCGCCGGGTGGTCCCGCAGCAGGATCCATACGAAGGGGACCACGGCCAGGGCGGCCAGGGACACGGTCACGGCCGCCGGACGCCAGCCGTGGTGCTCGACCATCCAGGACAGCAGCGGCAGGAAGATCAGCTGGCCGGAGGCGGACGCGGCGGTGAGGATGCCGCTGACCAGTCCGCGCCGCTCGGTGAACCAGCGGTTGGTGACCGTCGCCGCGAAGGCCAACGCCATCGAGCCGGAGCCCAGGCCCACCAGCAGGCCCC
The genomic region above belongs to Streptomyces sp. CG1 and contains:
- a CDS encoding helix-turn-helix domain-containing protein yields the protein MSMSPSSSAQAARENVARLLRNLRKDADLTVTELANECGWHHAKTSRIENARTPPSSTDIRLWCRATGATDQAPDLIAASQHAESLYREWRQRVRTGLAKLQDSYVELYRATELLRVYSPVLIPGLLQTEGYAQALLSIDARFRGVPDDAAEAASARVQRSQVIHEPGHRFVFLIEEAVLYYQLSDAEAMAAQLGYLLTAGALPQVSFGIIPAATPERAMWPRETFDVHDDTLVAVELVSAEVNITQPSEIALYVKAFEQLRTMAVYGADARALIVRAIDALR
- a CDS encoding DUF6879 family protein, whose translation is MPQNVPSFDELMEAAQRSAVHLEMRDQYGVGDEADDFNTWLTTGRRDTDPASEYWAPWVDMISRAVARGVVVRRARIVSEPVTDYIRYEHAGTVVNVAAGEQVRWLPRPRAVDLMLPGADLWIFDGTQVLFNHFTGVGEWADPDMELRTEPSIVKQCSDAFEAVWERAIPHDTYELR
- a CDS encoding DUF397 domain-containing protein — translated: MLNGIDLYALDLSGASFVKACGGNTHPDGESCVTLARIGDDAWALGDSKQPEAQPLRFTTQELTVAGIDPARFGLPV
- a CDS encoding MFS transporter, which encodes MTQTSPAAASAAAPVQAAPPARRRRVHRAWFVAAVTFVTIIGAAAFRSLPGLFIDPLHQEFGWSRGTIGAAVSINLALYGLTAPFAAALMDRFGIRRVVAVALIVIAAGSGLTVWMTAAWQLWLCWGLLVGLGSGSMALAFAATVTNRWFTERRGLVSGILTAASASGQLIFLPLLSWMVEHHGWRPAAVTVSLAALAVVPFVWILLRDHPADIGQKPYGAREFIPKPPPVTGAARRTLKVLSTSVRTGTFWLLAGTFAICGASTNGLIQTHFVPAEHDHGMPVTTAASLLAVIGVFDVVGTIASGWFTDRFEPRRLLAVYYALRGISLVFLPMLLGPAVHPPMLFFIVFYGLDWVATVPPTLALCREQFGDDSAIVFGWVLASHQVGAALVAYLGGLARDVFGSYDLVWYASGTLCAAAALMSLVIRRRPVVPVPAAA